One Symphalangus syndactylus isolate Jambi chromosome 20, NHGRI_mSymSyn1-v2.1_pri, whole genome shotgun sequence DNA segment encodes these proteins:
- the LOC134735297 gene encoding large ribosomal subunit protein eL39-like, with translation MSSHKTFRIKRFLAEKQKQNRPIPQWIRMKTGNKIRYNSKRRHWRRTKLGL, from the coding sequence ATGTCTTCTCACAAGACTTTCAGGATTAAGCGATTCCTGGctgagaaacaaaagcaaaatcgtCCCATTCCCCAGTGGATTCGgatgaaaactggaaataaaatcaGGTACAACTCCAAAAGGAGACATTGGAGAAGAACCAAGCTGGGTCTGTAA